Proteins encoded in a region of the Penaeus vannamei isolate JL-2024 chromosome 30, ASM4276789v1, whole genome shotgun sequence genome:
- the LOC138867468 gene encoding cilia- and flagella-associated protein 251-like yields MKKPTVSPTTKHPYGHQCNVSASPARGGILIARDQAILELKEDIKNTPRPVLARRQPESLDLLCPEDASKVDGKVAQIECLHAVLLEQRRLVEVERHYFAIFAGLATATLAAVAALIFLYRKLKQASLETRLVTLQDEKKPEIAEAQEDEESEEAEALEDEESEEAESQEDEESEVSESQEDEESEVSESQEDEESEVSESQEDEESEEAEALEDEESEVSESQEDEESEVSESQEDEESEVSESQEDEESEVSESQEDEESEEAEALEDEESEEAEALEDEESEVSESQEDEESEVSESQEDEESEEAEALEDEESEEAEALEDEESEEAEALEDEESEVSESQEDEESEVSESLEDEESEVSESQEDEESEEAEALEDEKSEVSESLEDEESQVAEAQEEEPKLAHSVSDQRTKSASSRESRATCLQAAPSVSD; encoded by the exons ATgaagaag CCCACAGTATCTCCAACTACAAAACACCCGTACGGCCACCAGTGCAACGTGTCAGCATCACCTGCAAGGGGCGGGATACTTATTGCTAGG GACCAGGCAATCCTCGAGTTGAAGGAGGACATTAAGAATACCCCCCGGCCTGTGCTAGCTCGGCGGCAGCCCGAGTCGTTGGACCTCCTGTGCCCAGAGGACGCCAGTAAGGTCGACGGCAAGGTAGCTCAGATCGAGTGTCTTCACGCGGTGTTGCTGGAGCAGAGGCGCCTGGTCGAGGTCGAACGACACTATTTTGCGATTTTTGCCGGCTTAGCGACGGCAACACTGGCCGCCGTAGCTGCCCTGATTTTCCTGTACAGGAAATTGAAGCAAGCCTCTCTTGAGACCCGTCTTGTCACATTACAGGACGAGAAGAAGCCCGAAATAGCCGAAGCCCAGGAGGACGAGGAGTCCGAAGAGGCCGAAGCCCTGGAGGATGAGGAGTCCGAAGAGGCCGAATCCCAGGAGGATGAGGAGTCCGAAGTATCCGAATCCCAGGAGGATGAGGAGTCCGAAGTATCCGAATCCCAGGAGGATGAGGAGTCCGAAGTATCCGAATCCCAGGAGGATGAGGAGTCCGAAGAGGCCGAAGCCCTGGAGGATGAGGAGTCCGAAGTATCCGAATCCCAGGAGGATGAGGAGTCCGAAGTATCCGAATCCCAGGAGGATGAGGAGTCCGAAGTATCCGAATCCCAGGAGGATGAGGAGTCCGAAGTATCCGAATCCCAGGAGGATGAGGAGTCCGAAGAGGCCGAAGCCCTGGAGGATGAGGAGTCCGAAGAGGCCGAAGCCCTGGAGGATGAGGAGTCCGAAGTATCCGAATCCCAGGAGGATGAGGAGTCCGAAGTATCCGAATCCCAGGAGGATGAGGAGTCCGAAGAGGCCGAAGCCCTGGAGGATGAGGAGTCCGAAGAGGCCGAAGCCCTGGAGGATGAGGAGTCCGAAGAGGCCGAAGCCCTGGAGGATGAGGAGTCCGAAGTATCCGAATCCCAGGAGGATGAGGAGTCCGAAGTATCCGAATCCCTGGAGGATGAGGAGTCCGAAGTATCCGAATCCCAGGAGGATGAGGAGTCCGAAGAGGCCGAAGCCCTGGAGGATGAAAAGTCCGAAGTATCCGAATCCCTGGAGGATGAGGAGTCCCAAGTGGCCgaagcccaggaggaggagcccaaaCTGGCCCATTCCGTGTCTGATCAGCGGACCAAATCGGCCTCCTCTCGCGAGTCCCGTGCCACGTGTCTCCAGGCTGCTCCTTCCGTTTCTGATTAA
- the LOC113806115 gene encoding neurofilament medium polypeptide codes for MYPFFNSSKFMSSWSHSQTIWLELKINLHRTPSDLQTTKCTGSLKISHDRERKNERAAARSAHEPKLAHSVSEDTPQYPTTKPVTRTATSATCQHHLQEAEILIARVNLAGKGLSAQDQAILELKEDIKNTPRPVLARRQPESLDLLCPEDASKVDGKVAQIECLHAVLLEQRRLVEVERHYFAIFAGLATATLAAVAALIFLNRKLKQASLETRLVTLQDEKKPEIAEAQEDEESEEAEALEDEESEVSESQEDEESEVSESQEDEESEVSESQEDEESEVSESQEDEESEEAEALEDEESEEAEALEDEESEVSESLEDEESEEAEALEDEESEEAESQEDEESEEAEALEDEESEVSESQEDEESEVSESQEDEESQVAESQEDEESQVAESQEDEESQVAEAQEEEPELAHSVSDQRTNSASSRESRATCLQAAPSVSD; via the exons ATGTACCCATTTTTCAACTCCAGTAAGTTCATGTCCTCCTGGAG TCATTCTCAGACAATATGGCTGGAACTTAAAATTAACCTTCACCGAACCCCGTCTGACCTGCAGACCACCAAGTGTACAGGCTCACTTAAGATCAGCCATGATcgcgagaggaagaatgaaagagcagCGGCCCGCTCCGCCCACGAGCCCAAACTGGCCCATTCCGTGTCTGAGGATAC CCCACAGTATCCAACCACAAAACCCGTCACCCGTACGGCCACCAGTGCAACGTGTCAGCATCACCTGCAAGAGGCGGAGATACTTATTGCTAGagtaaatttggcgggaaaagg TTTATCAGCCCAG GACCAGGCAATCCTCGAGTTGAAGGAGGACATTAAGAATACCCCCCGGCCTGTGCTAGCTCGGCGGCAGCCCGAGTCGTTGGACCTCCTGTGCCCAGAGGACGCCAGTAAGGTCGACGGCAAGGTAGCTCAGATCGAGTGTCTTCACGCGGTGTTGCTGGAGCAGAGGCGCCTGGTCGAGGTCGAACGACACTATTTTGCGATTTTTGCCGGCTTAGCGACGGCAACACTGGCCGCCGTAGCTGCCCTGATTTTCTTGAACAGGAAATTGAAGCAAGCCTCTCTTGAGACCCGTCTTGTCACATTACAGGACGAGAAGAAGCCCGAAATAGCCGAAGCCCAGGAGGACGAGGAGTCCGAAGAGGCCGAAGCCCTGGAGGATGAGGAGTCCGAAGTATCCGAATCCCAGGAGGATGAGGAGTCCGAAGTATCCGAATCCCAGGAGGATGAGGAGTCCGAAGTATCCGAATCCCAGGAGGATGAGGAGTCCGAAGTATCCGAATCCCAGGAGGATGAGGAGTCCGAAGAGGCCGAAGCCCTGGAGGATGAGGAGTCCGAAGAGGCCGAAGCCCTGGAGGATGAGGAGTCCGAAGTATCCGAATCCCTGGAGGATGAGGAGTCCGAAGAGGCCGAAGCCCTGGAGGATGAGGAGTCCGAAGAGGCCGAATCCCAGGAGGATGAGGAGTCCGAAGAGGCCGAAGCCCTGGAGGATGAGGAGTCCGAAGTATCCGAATCCCAGGAGGATGAGGAGTCCGAAGTATCCGAATCCCAGGAGGATGAGGAGTCCCAAGTGGCCGAATCCCAGGAGGATGAGGAGTCCCAAGTGGCCGAATCCCAGGAGGATGAGGAGTCCCAAGTGGCCgaagcccaggaggaggagcccgaactggccCATTCCGTGTCTGATCAGCGGACCAACTCGGCCTCCTCTCGCGAGTCCCGTGCCACGTGTCTCCAGGCTGCTCCTTCCGTTTCTGATTAA